The proteins below come from a single Tachysurus fulvidraco isolate hzauxx_2018 chromosome 26, HZAU_PFXX_2.0, whole genome shotgun sequence genomic window:
- the LOC113650895 gene encoding nucleus accumbens-associated protein 2 has protein sequence MRAAMSQLLHMEIPNFGSAVLVSLNEQRLQGLYCDVSIVVKGQAFRAHRAVLAASSLYFRDLFSGSAKSEFELPSSVTPACFQQILSFCYTGKLTMAASEQLVVMYTAGYLQIQHIVERGMELMFKANSPHCDSATAATDETGSEPQSPNNNNSANNSTAVAVAAAAMLAPPSWSPSVRRVKTEGSETPLSLLGGAKRSSGVRGNSFFFPGVPGMYPVMPGERSSPGASSLPTTDSPTSYQNEDEEFDEENYDGISEDAFAQMYSRTANPYAMTDKPELVPVPLESRPCVLLRRDLVALPASLISQIGYRCHPKLYTEGDPGEKLELVAGTGVFMTRGQLMNCHLCAGIKHKVLLRRLLATFFDRNTLANSCGTGIRSSTSDPSRKPLDSRVLNAVKLYCQKFAPNFKESEMNVIAADMCTNARRVRKRWLPKIKSMLPEGIDMYRGSGAGLNLSVPLTFDPDFKQLPLFVERKDAVRTQQPLDSESAELMEGQVEEEEEDEGAMVEGVEDTLGASSLLLGVDGRVQGRPAHDGQEEQEFAEGLRINGQ, from the exons atgcgGGCCGCCATGTCGCAGTTGCTGCACATGGAGATCCCCAACTTCGGCAGCGCGGTGCTGGTGTCGCTGAACGAGCAGCGCCTGCAGGGTCTGTACTGTGACGTGTCCATCGTTGTGAAGGGGCAGGCCTTCAGGGCGCACCGCGCCGTCCTGGCCGCCAGCAGTCTCTACTTCCGTGACCTGTTCAGTGGCAGCGCCAAGTCCGAATTCGAGCTGCCTTCTTCCGTCACTCCGGCCTGCTTCCAGCAAATTCTGTCCTTCTGCTACACGGGGAAGCTGACGATGGCAGCCAGCGAGCAGCTGGTGGTCATGTACACGGCCGGGTATCTTCAGATCCAGCACATCGTTGAAAGAGGCATGGAGCTCATGTTCAAGGCTAACTCGCCTCACTGTGACTCGGCCACTGCTGCCACAGACGAGACCGGCTCGGAGCCTCAGAgccccaacaacaacaacagcgcAAACAACAGCACAGCAGTGGCGGTGGCAGCGGCGGCCATGTTGGCTCCTCCCAGCTGGTCACCTTCAGTCCGCAGGGTGAAGACGGAAGGCAGCGAGACGCCGCTAAGCCTCCTGGGAGGAGCCAAAAGGAGTTCTGGGGTGAGAGGAAACTCATTCTTCTTCCCCGGGGTGCCGGGAATGTACCCCGTCATGCCTGGAGAACGTTCCAGCCCCGGAGCGTCCAGCCTGCCCACCACAGACAGCCCCACGTCTTATCAGAACGAGGACGAAGAGTTTGACGAGGAGAACTACGACGGCATCAGCGAGGACGCATTCGCACAGATGTACAGCCGCACCGCAAATCCTTACGCAA TGACAGATAAACCCGAGCTGGTTCCTGTGCCTCTGGAAAGTCGTCCTTGTGTCCTGCTACGCCGTGATTTGGTGGCTCTGCCCGCTAGCCTTATTAGTCAGATCGGCTACCGCTGTCACCCCAAACTCTACACGGAAGGTGACCCTGGCGAAAAGCTCGAGCTAGTTGCAG GTACGGGAGTGTTCATGACCAGAGGACAGCTGATGAACTGCCACTTGTGTGCCGGCATTAAACACAAGGTCTTGTTGAGGCGACTGCTCGCTACTTTCTTTGACAG aaacaCTCTGGCGAACAGCTGTGGGACTGGAATCCGTTCCTCGACCAGCGACCCGAGCAGAAAGCCTCTGGATAGTCGAGTTCTAAACGCTGTGAAAC TCTACTGTCAAAAATTTGCTCCCAACTTCAAAGAGAGTGAGATGAACGTTATCGCCGCCGACATGTGCACCAACGCACGTCGTGTCCGGAAACGATGGCTGCCCAAGATCAAGTCCATGCTGCCCGAAGGCATCGACATGTACCGTGGATCAGGGGCGGGGCTTAATCTGAGCGTTCCATTGACCTTTGACCCAGACTTCAAGCAGCTGCCACTCTTCGTTGAGCGTAAGGATGCTGTAAGAACTCAGCAGCCACTGGATAGTGAGAGTGCAGAGCTCATGGAGGGCcaggtggaggaggaagaggaggatgaaggaGCCATGGTCGAGGGAGTGGAGGATACTTTAGGTGCCAGTTCTCTTCTTCTTGGGGTGGATGGCAGAGTTCAGGGTCGTCCGGCGCATGACGGACAGGAGGAGCAGGAGTTTGCGGAAGGGCTGAGGATAAACGGGCAGTGA